One Flagellimonas sp. CMM7 genomic region harbors:
- a CDS encoding ClpP family protease has protein sequence MSSKKGKVQELVQEKLLEERKVFLWGMVDDDSAKHVIDRLLYLDLQNNKEIQLIINSPGGYVTSGFAIYDTIKQIKSPVSTVCSGLAASMGSILLSVGEKGRRFIQPHARVMIHQPSGGARGQASNIEIQAKEIIKTKELGAKILADNCGQDYDKVMKDFDRDYWMGAEESVKYGIVDGILE, from the coding sequence ATGAGTTCAAAGAAAGGCAAGGTTCAAGAGTTAGTCCAAGAAAAATTATTAGAGGAACGCAAAGTGTTTTTATGGGGTATGGTAGATGATGATTCCGCAAAACACGTTATCGATCGTTTGCTCTATTTGGATTTACAAAATAACAAGGAAATTCAGTTGATTATCAATAGCCCGGGAGGATATGTAACCTCTGGTTTTGCTATTTATGATACTATAAAACAGATTAAGAGTCCAGTGTCCACAGTTTGTTCTGGTTTGGCAGCATCTATGGGTTCTATTTTGTTGTCAGTAGGTGAAAAGGGTAGAAGGTTTATACAACCGCATGCTCGTGTCATGATTCATCAACCAAGTGGCGGTGCAAGGGGACAAGCTTCCAATATTGAAATTCAAGCCAAGGAAATTATTAAAACCAAAGAACTTGGTGCAAAGATATTGGCTGATAACTGCGGACAAGATTATGATAAAGTAATGAAAGATTTTGATCGTGACTATTGGATGGGAGCAGAAGAATCCGTTAAATATGGTATTGTAGACGGAATTTTAGAATAA
- a CDS encoding Calx-beta domain-containing protein: MGLTGNKKITNLPVKQNHFLSFVLLLIISGLNIVSTNAQVTGIASGATFNWQAPQNSVNDPAVLESIVINGRVYNTFVVPSSYDLVRLGPGGHNANTIFQDGTQIVSSSSNTNWDSEALNAFQSLNLNHYFQSNGNGRNICGDQNALATTDAQIQSIYYNPGIPSNQNGVLAVTERNANNCIHISVYGYPSGGNTIEELGATFILPNSAQSGPHNNEPPSNGSDYWLTNKVNQNNGTIGIALFELSQLAPVGSTITEVRFTAATVDVADGKFFIMQEYAVDDIFDTEFNTAFNGDVGANDNVPDNSAYTYLPSVDPINGSVVVNLDGTFTYTPNPGFVGTDVFEVQVCLPAPNQAVCNTSSVTLTVNADNLPTAVDDSYTIQEDQVNNVFNVLANDDFGLDGPATSNALMITNNPTNGTATINNNGTPSNQLDDFINYTPNPYFNGSDSFIYQITDGNGTVTSATVNITVNDGNKNITLTNTNTTVSEGSGVALVTITIYGNYQVPPTITYSTSDNTANSGQDYTAISNNHTFLGNDGEEFEISIPIIDDLIIENTELFNISVSSSSYNSPVNLNSVVSILDNDGNAANGISVSDFNVNEDAGTANFTVTLNANVQGGFNVDYAITDGTATAGDDYTVASATGNIAFTGNAGEQHNVSVAILDDALIESTEDLSFALSNLSTNLINIIDGAATGTINDNDGNAANGISVSDFNVNEDAGTANFTVTLNANVQGGFNVDYAITDGSATAGDDYTVASATGNIAFTGNAGEQHNVSVAILDDALIESTEDLSFALSNLSTNLINIIDGAATGTINDNDGNASNGISVSDFNVNEDAGTANFTVTLNANVQGGFNVDYAITDGSATAGDDYTVASATGNIAFTGNAGEQHNVSVAILDDALIESTEDLSFALSNLSTNLINIIDGAATGTINDNDGNAANGVQFDVTNIDIDEDAGTVSVGVSLNVDVQNEFTVSFYTTDGTATNALDYIGIPRNTQTLTFGGTNNNNQTITVSIIDDIIIENSENFQVILTDISTNLVNILSNDTATVNIIDNDGNEGYPIDITIEACDVILAAEVITVTSTCASTVDFVEAISGQNDGCAAEYTITRTWTFTDCVSNVREHVQVITIEDTQAPIFVETLPADTTVSCDNVPTASILTASDSCDTNVAVIFDELITDTDSCGSNYIITRTWSASDCAGNPVSHTQVITVEDTTAPTFVEVLPTDTTVSCDNVPTATILTATDNCDPNVAVVFNEQITDNDSCGSNYTITRTWSASDCAGNPVNHTQIITVEDTTAPTFVEVLPMDVTVSCDNVPTAAILTAADNCDTNITVLLDEQITDMDSCGSNYTITRTWSMSDCAGNPTTHTQVITVEDTTAPTFVEALPQSAIVSCNMIPEAVTLTAVDNCDADVTLNFEETITNDSNCATGYTVTRVWTATDCAGNPTTHTQILTVEPTGPITASPYDDEITIICGDEIPIVPALEFMGGCGDYQVEFNEETSSTNDTDDYMIVRTWDVTDSCGNTASFEQIIFVMQPQLEEIFIEICVEDEPIDLINYLPESFDTNGTFEIISGNTNIMGSTFTPENLEVGEYLIAYSSTEGTCKYYADFTITVNSDCVPCGRDEIIVSTAVTANGDNINDLFTITGVEYCNYSFELMIFNRWGDKVYESMDYQNDWGGFAPNNSFGNAGMLPSGTYYYIINIKNQDIKPLNGYIYIGAN, from the coding sequence ATGGGATTGACCGGAAACAAAAAGATTACCAATCTACCAGTAAAACAAAACCACTTTCTAAGTTTTGTTCTTCTTCTAATTATTTCAGGGTTGAACATTGTTTCAACAAATGCTCAAGTAACCGGAATAGCTAGTGGAGCTACATTTAATTGGCAAGCCCCTCAGAACAGTGTAAACGATCCTGCAGTTCTTGAGAGTATTGTTATAAACGGAAGGGTTTATAACACTTTTGTGGTTCCATCAAGTTATGATTTGGTCAGATTGGGTCCTGGAGGCCATAATGCAAATACTATTTTTCAAGATGGTACTCAAATAGTTTCCAGTAGTAGCAATACAAATTGGGATAGCGAAGCATTGAATGCTTTTCAGTCATTAAACCTTAATCATTACTTTCAATCTAATGGCAATGGTCGAAACATTTGTGGAGATCAAAACGCCTTGGCAACTACTGATGCGCAGATTCAAAGCATATACTACAATCCTGGAATACCATCAAACCAAAATGGTGTTTTAGCAGTTACAGAAAGAAATGCCAACAATTGTATCCATATTTCAGTTTATGGATATCCATCGGGAGGTAACACGATTGAAGAGCTCGGTGCAACTTTTATTCTTCCAAACTCTGCACAATCTGGCCCGCATAATAATGAACCACCAAGTAACGGATCTGATTATTGGTTAACAAATAAAGTAAATCAAAACAACGGAACAATAGGAATTGCATTGTTTGAATTGTCCCAACTAGCACCTGTTGGTTCTACAATTACCGAAGTCCGTTTTACTGCGGCCACTGTGGATGTAGCGGATGGTAAATTCTTTATCATGCAGGAGTATGCGGTTGATGATATTTTTGATACGGAATTCAATACTGCTTTCAATGGAGATGTAGGAGCCAATGATAATGTTCCTGATAATTCAGCATATACATATTTACCAAGCGTAGATCCTATTAATGGGTCCGTAGTAGTAAATCTAGACGGTACATTTACTTATACCCCAAACCCTGGCTTCGTAGGTACAGATGTATTTGAAGTCCAAGTATGTTTACCAGCACCTAACCAAGCCGTATGTAATACATCTTCTGTCACTTTAACAGTGAATGCTGATAATTTACCAACAGCTGTAGATGACAGTTATACTATTCAAGAAGATCAAGTAAATAATGTGTTTAATGTTCTTGCAAATGATGATTTTGGATTAGATGGACCTGCAACAAGTAATGCCCTCATGATTACCAACAACCCAACCAATGGAACAGCTACCATTAATAATAATGGTACTCCCTCCAATCAATTGGATGATTTTATAAACTATACACCTAATCCTTATTTCAACGGAAGTGATAGTTTTATATATCAAATTACAGATGGTAATGGGACCGTTACATCAGCTACAGTAAACATTACTGTTAATGATGGAAATAAGAATATTACGCTAACCAATACAAACACAACTGTTTCTGAAGGTTCTGGTGTTGCTTTGGTTACAATAACTATTTATGGAAACTATCAAGTTCCTCCTACAATTACATACAGCACTAGTGATAATACTGCAAATAGTGGTCAGGATTATACAGCCATTTCAAACAATCATACCTTTTTAGGTAATGATGGAGAAGAGTTTGAAATATCAATCCCTATTATAGACGATTTGATTATTGAAAACACAGAACTCTTTAATATTTCCGTAAGTTCATCTTCGTATAATTCTCCCGTAAATTTAAATTCTGTAGTTTCAATTTTGGATAACGATGGCAATGCCGCGAACGGGATATCAGTGTCCGACTTCAACGTCAACGAGGATGCCGGGACCGCCAACTTTACCGTTACCCTGAACGCGAACGTACAGGGCGGATTCAATGTCGACTACGCCATAACCGATGGTACGGCCACAGCAGGGGACGACTACACCGTAGCTTCGGCCACGGGCAACATCGCATTTACTGGGAACGCAGGCGAACAGCACAACGTGTCCGTTGCCATTCTTGACGATGCACTTATCGAGAGCACCGAGGACCTGTCCTTCGCACTGTCCAACCTATCCACCAACCTTATAAACATCATCGATGGTGCCGCTACAGGTACCATAAACGATAACGACGGCAATGCCGCGAACGGGATATCAGTGTCCGACTTCAACGTCAACGAGGATGCCGGGACCGCCAACTTTACCGTTACCCTGAACGCGAACGTACAGGGCGGATTCAATGTCGATTACGCCATTACAGATGGGTCGGCGACCGCAGGGGACGACTACACCGTAGCTTCGGCCACGGGCAACATCGCATTTACTGGGAACGCAGGCGAACAGCACAACGTGTCCGTTGCCATTCTTGACGATGCACTTATCGAGAGCACCGAGGACCTGTCCTTCGCACTGTCCAACCTATCCACCAACCTTATAAACATCATCGACGGTGCCGCTACAGGTACCATAAACGATAACGACGGCAATGCCTCGAACGGGATATCAGTGTCCGACTTCAACGTCAACGAGGATGCCGGGACCGCCAACTTTACCGTTACCCTGAACGCGAACGTACAGGGGGGATTCAATGTCGATTACGCCATTACAGATGGGTCGGCGACCGCAGGGGACGACTACACCGTAGCTTCGGCCACGGGCAACATCGCATTTACTGGGAACGCAGGCGAACAGCACAACGTGTCCGTTGCCATTCTTGACGATGCACTTATCGAGAGCACCGAGGACCTGTCCTTCGCACTGTCCAACCTATCCACCAACCTTATAAACATCATCGATGGTGCCGCTACAGGTACCATAAACGATAACGACGGCAATGCCGCGAACGGGGTTCAGTTTGACGTAACCAACATCGATATAGATGAAGACGCAGGAACAGTTTCTGTAGGAGTAAGTCTAAATGTAGATGTACAAAATGAGTTCACTGTTTCATTTTACACTACTGACGGAACAGCTACAAACGCATTGGATTATATAGGTATTCCTCGAAATACGCAGACATTGACTTTTGGAGGAACCAACAATAACAATCAGACTATCACCGTCTCGATTATTGATGACATCATCATCGAAAACTCAGAGAATTTCCAAGTAATCCTTACTGATATTTCAACCAATTTGGTGAACATTTTAAGCAATGACACTGCAACCGTTAATATCATTGACAACGATGGAAATGAAGGTTATCCAATCGATATTACCATAGAAGCTTGTGATGTAATTCTAGCAGCAGAAGTTATTACAGTAACTAGCACTTGTGCATCAACAGTTGATTTTGTTGAAGCCATTAGTGGTCAAAATGATGGATGTGCTGCAGAATACACCATTACAAGGACGTGGACTTTTACCGATTGTGTAAGTAATGTTAGAGAGCATGTTCAGGTTATCACTATTGAGGATACACAGGCTCCTATTTTTGTAGAAACTTTACCAGCGGATACCACAGTATCATGCGACAACGTTCCAACGGCGTCCATCTTAACTGCTTCAGACAGTTGTGATACCAATGTTGCTGTTATATTTGACGAACTGATTACGGATACGGATTCGTGTGGTTCTAACTATATAATCACTAGAACATGGTCTGCAAGCGATTGTGCTGGTAATCCAGTGAGTCATACACAAGTAATCACTGTTGAGGACACAACGGCTCCAACTTTTGTTGAAGTGTTGCCAACTGACACAACCGTTTCTTGCGACAATGTACCTACTGCCACTATATTAACTGCTACTGACAATTGTGATCCCAATGTCGCTGTGGTATTTAACGAACAGATTACGGATAATGATTCGTGTGGTTCAAATTATACCATCACAAGAACATGGTCTGCAAGTGATTGTGCTGGTAATCCAGTTAACCACACACAGATAATCACGGTTGAGGACACAACGGCTCCAACTTTTGTTGAAGTGTTGCCAATGGACGTAACGGTTTCTTGTGACAATGTGCCTACCGCTGCAATATTAACTGCTGCCGATAATTGTGACACTAATATCACCGTGTTATTAGATGAGCAGATTACAGATATGGATTCGTGTGGTTCAAATTATACCATCACAAGAACATGGTCTATGAGCGATTGCGCTGGCAATCCAACAACACATACTCAGGTAATCACGGTTGAGGATACAACGGCTCCAACTTTTGTGGAAGCTTTACCTCAAAGTGCAATTGTATCGTGTAATATGATTCCTGAGGCGGTGACTTTAACTGCTGTAGATAATTGTGATGCTGATGTTACTTTAAATTTTGAAGAAACTATTACAAATGATTCAAATTGCGCAACGGGTTACACTGTTACTAGAGTTTGGACAGCAACTGATTGCGCTGGAAACCCAACTACGCATACACAAATACTAACAGTTGAGCCTACTGGTCCAATTACTGCTAGTCCATATGATGATGAAATCACCATAATATGTGGCGATGAAATTCCAATTGTTCCGGCACTTGAATTTATGGGTGGCTGTGGTGACTACCAAGTTGAGTTTAACGAAGAGACCAGTTCAACCAATGATACAGATGATTATATGATCGTTCGTACATGGGATGTTACTGACTCTTGTGGCAATACAGCCTCTTTTGAGCAAATCATTTTTGTGATGCAGCCTCAACTGGAAGAAATATTTATTGAAATCTGCGTTGAGGATGAGCCTATAGATTTAATCAATTATTTACCAGAATCTTTTGATACTAACGGTACTTTTGAAATCATCAGTGGAAACACCAATATAATGGGAAGTACGTTCACCCCAGAAAATCTGGAGGTTGGTGAGTATCTAATTGCATACAGCTCTACTGAAGGAACTTGTAAATATTATGCCGATTTTACGATAACGGTCAATAGTGATTGTGTTCCTTGTGGAAGAGATGAGATTATTGTATCCACTGCAGTAACTGCAAACGGAGATAACATCAACGACCTGTTTACCATTACAGGTGTTGAATATTGTAACTATTCTTTTGAACTTATGATCTTCAACAGATGGGGAGACAAGGTTTATGAATCTATGGACTATCAAAATGATTGGGGAGGTTTTGCGCCAAACAATTCTTTCGGTAATGCAGGAATGCTGCCATCTGGAACTTACTATTATATCATCAATATAAAAAATCAGGATATAAAGCCGCTTAATGGATACATCTATATAGGTGCAAACTAA
- a CDS encoding type IX secretion system membrane protein PorP/SprF, producing the protein MKTFHKYTLYLFLLVGFYSNAQQLPQFTQYMFNTISVNPAYAGSRESINMTALHRNQWAGLDGNPTTSTFSFHTPLKNERIGLGLSYITDQLGFEDTNYVYGDFSYTIPVSFEAKLSFGLKAGFTNYRLQNPDLNDPFFNANFNSWKPNFGAGVYLSTDRWYAGISSPRILNTDLNDGEFVALERNSYYAIAGLVLDLTLDIKFRPAVITKFTNGAPSTYDLTSSFLFYEKVWLGGSYRFNDASNFGAFLDYQVSNNIRIGYAYDLPTSTIRPYTGGTHEVILVFEPRLSKKTNLYKSPRYF; encoded by the coding sequence ATGAAAACATTTCACAAGTATACGCTATATCTATTTTTACTTGTAGGCTTTTATTCAAACGCACAACAATTGCCTCAGTTTACACAGTATATGTTTAATACCATCTCAGTAAATCCAGCATATGCAGGTAGTAGGGAAAGTATTAACATGACCGCTTTACATAGAAACCAGTGGGCCGGACTTGATGGTAATCCAACCACGAGTACTTTTTCATTTCATACACCTTTGAAAAATGAAAGAATAGGTTTGGGACTATCTTATATTACAGATCAATTGGGGTTTGAAGATACCAACTATGTATACGGGGATTTTTCATATACCATTCCCGTTTCTTTTGAAGCTAAACTTTCTTTTGGATTAAAAGCTGGGTTTACCAATTATAGATTACAGAACCCAGATCTTAACGATCCTTTTTTCAATGCCAATTTCAATAGTTGGAAACCAAACTTTGGTGCAGGAGTTTATTTAAGTACAGACAGATGGTACGCTGGTATTTCATCTCCGCGAATTTTAAACACGGATTTGAATGATGGCGAATTTGTAGCCTTAGAAAGAAATAGTTACTATGCTATTGCCGGTTTGGTATTGGATTTAACACTAGACATTAAATTTCGACCTGCTGTAATAACAAAATTCACTAACGGAGCACCTTCTACCTATGACTTAACCTCCAGCTTTTTATTTTACGAAAAAGTGTGGTTAGGTGGTTCTTATCGCTTTAATGATGCTTCCAACTTCGGTGCTTTCTTAGATTATCAAGTTTCCAACAACATTAGAATTGGTTATGCGTATGATCTTCCAACTTCAACTATTAGACCCTACACGGGAGGCACCCATGAAGTCATTTTAGTTTTTGAACCTAGACTTTCAAAAAAGACCAACCTATATAAATCACCGAGGTATTTCTAA